The Desulfovibrio sp. genome window below encodes:
- a CDS encoding cobyrinate a,c-diamide synthase — protein MNPIPRLVLAGLSGGSGKTIVSLGLTRAWVNQGLAVAPFKKGPDYIDAAWLGLAARRHASNLDPFLLDAQTLNGLFVHKAQGADLAFTEGNRGLFDGGDVLGSFSTSQLAKSLNAPVILVIDATKMTRTIAAVVQGCANFEPGLNLAGVILNRTAGERHRGILRGAIEHYTDVPVLGLLPKLRENPIPERHMGLISNREYEGQESILDGLAKVVAESCDLDRLLMIARDAGTYPPVKENIWPEIVTSRKPRIGYVLDAALWFYYQENLEALRRAGAELVEVSLLSADEWPVLDGLYLGGGFPETQAQALAENEAARARVLNLSRGGLPIYAECGGFMYLCQELHADGAVYPMAGVFPLATTLCARPQGLGYAEAMVVVENPFHPVGYTLKGHEFHYSRCLAQSNFTGQGARPQFALRMERGSGMMEGLDGVVSGNTFAAYTHIHALGSPHWAVNFVREAAKAKEARVGRTQAE, from the coding sequence ATGAATCCCATCCCTCGTCTTGTTCTGGCCGGTCTTTCCGGCGGCTCCGGAAAGACCATCGTGTCGCTTGGGCTCACTCGCGCCTGGGTGAACCAGGGTCTTGCCGTGGCACCGTTCAAGAAGGGCCCGGATTATATCGACGCCGCCTGGCTGGGCCTGGCCGCCAGACGCCACGCCAGCAATCTGGACCCGTTTCTCCTGGACGCTCAGACGCTCAATGGGTTGTTCGTTCACAAAGCGCAAGGAGCGGATTTGGCCTTTACGGAAGGCAACCGTGGCCTTTTCGATGGTGGAGACGTTTTGGGAAGTTTCTCTACCAGCCAACTTGCCAAAAGCTTGAACGCCCCAGTCATCCTGGTGATAGACGCCACGAAGATGACCCGCACCATCGCAGCGGTGGTACAGGGCTGCGCCAACTTCGAGCCAGGTTTGAATCTGGCCGGGGTTATCCTCAACAGGACGGCAGGTGAGCGCCATCGTGGAATTCTCAGGGGGGCGATCGAGCACTATACGGACGTGCCTGTGCTGGGTCTTTTGCCCAAGCTGCGCGAAAATCCCATTCCTGAACGCCACATGGGCCTGATCTCGAATCGGGAATACGAAGGACAGGAATCCATTCTTGACGGGCTGGCCAAGGTGGTTGCCGAGAGCTGCGACCTTGATAGGCTGCTCATGATAGCCCGGGATGCCGGCACATACCCTCCGGTCAAAGAGAATATCTGGCCGGAAATCGTCACCAGCCGAAAACCTCGCATAGGGTATGTGCTCGATGCCGCCCTGTGGTTCTATTACCAGGAGAACCTGGAAGCTTTGCGTAGGGCAGGGGCAGAACTCGTGGAGGTCAGCCTGCTTTCAGCAGACGAATGGCCTGTTCTTGATGGACTCTATCTCGGAGGGGGATTCCCCGAGACCCAGGCTCAGGCCTTGGCGGAAAATGAAGCCGCACGTGCACGGGTGCTAAATCTTTCCAGGGGTGGGCTGCCAATTTACGCCGAGTGTGGCGGATTTATGTATCTATGCCAGGAGCTCCACGCCGATGGGGCGGTATACCCCATGGCCGGGGTGTTTCCCCTGGCCACCACTCTCTGCGCCAGGCCGCAGGGCCTTGGTTACGCCGAGGCCATGGTCGTGGTGGAGAATCCCTTCCACCCGGTCGGTTATACGCTCAAGGGCCATGAGTTCCACTATTCCCGTTGCCTGGCCCAGTCGAATTTCACAGGCCAGGGGGCAAGGCCGCAATTCGCTCTCAGGATGGAACGGGGCTCAGGTATGATGGAGGGACTGGATGGTGTAGTCTCTGGCAACACTTTCGCCGCCTATACGCATATTCATGCCCTGGGCTCTCCGCATTGGGCTGTCAATTTCGTTCGCGAAGCTGCCAAAGCCAAAGAGGCACGGGTGGGGCGTACTCAGGCTGAGTGA
- the dsrA gene encoding dissimilatory-type sulfite reductase subunit alpha — protein sequence MAKHPTPLLDQLESGPWPSFVSDMKYAAEQRHKNPKGINLQIPEDVIDDLLGLLEMSYNDGTTHWKHGGIVGVFGYGGGVIGRYCDQPQMFPGVAHFHTVRLAQPSGLYYKAEYLEELCDLWDMRGSGMTNMHGSTGDIIWLGTTTPQLEEIFFELTHKHNQDLGGSGSNLRTPACCLGMSRCEFACYDAQHMCHTLTNEYQDMLHRPQFPYKFKFKFDGCPNGCVAAIARSDFSVIGTWKDDIKIDQAAVKAYVGGEIPPNAGAHAGRNWGKFDIQKEVIGLCPTQCMSYEGGKLTIDTKNCYRCMHCINVMPKALRIGNERGASILIGAKAPILDGAQMSSLLVPFIPAEDPYDEIKEVIDNIWEWWMDEGKNRERLGETLKRLGFQKALEVTGIKAQAQHVKEPRTNPYIFWKEDEVPGGWTRDINEYRKLHQR from the coding sequence ATGGCGAAACACCCGACCCCGTTGCTGGACCAGCTTGAAAGCGGTCCGTGGCCCAGCTTCGTCTCAGACATGAAGTACGCCGCGGAGCAGCGTCACAAGAACCCCAAGGGCATCAATCTGCAGATCCCCGAAGACGTCATCGACGACCTTCTGGGCCTGCTCGAAATGTCCTACAATGACGGGACAACCCACTGGAAGCACGGCGGCATCGTCGGCGTGTTCGGTTACGGCGGCGGCGTTATCGGCCGTTACTGCGACCAGCCCCAGATGTTCCCCGGCGTGGCCCACTTCCACACCGTGCGTCTTGCCCAGCCCTCCGGCCTCTACTACAAGGCCGAGTACCTGGAAGAGCTGTGCGACCTGTGGGACATGCGCGGCTCTGGCATGACCAACATGCACGGCTCCACCGGCGACATCATCTGGCTGGGCACCACCACCCCCCAGCTGGAAGAGATCTTCTTCGAGCTGACCCACAAGCACAACCAGGACCTGGGCGGCTCCGGCTCCAACCTGCGTACCCCGGCCTGCTGCCTGGGCATGTCCCGTTGCGAGTTCGCCTGTTATGACGCGCAGCACATGTGCCATACTCTGACCAACGAGTATCAGGACATGCTGCACCGTCCCCAGTTCCCCTACAAGTTCAAGTTCAAGTTCGACGGCTGCCCCAACGGCTGCGTGGCCGCCATCGCCCGCTCCGACTTCTCCGTGATCGGCACCTGGAAGGACGACATCAAGATCGACCAGGCCGCTGTGAAGGCGTACGTCGGCGGCGAGATTCCGCCCAACGCCGGCGCCCACGCCGGTCGCAACTGGGGCAAGTTCGACATCCAGAAGGAAGTCATCGGTCTGTGCCCCACCCAGTGCATGAGCTACGAGGGTGGCAAGCTGACCATCGACACCAAGAACTGCTACCGTTGCATGCACTGCATCAACGTTATGCCCAAGGCTCTGCGCATCGGTAACGAGCGCGGCGCTTCCATCCTGATCGGCGCCAAGGCCCCGATTCTCGATGGCGCTCAGATGAGCTCCCTGCTCGTGCCCTTCATCCCGGCCGAGGATCCGTACGACGAGATCAAGGAAGTTATCGACAACATCTGGGAATGGTGGATGGACGAAGGCAAGAACCGCGAGCGCTTGGGCGAGACCCTGAAGCGCCTTGGCTTCCAGAAGGCTTTGGAAGTCACCGGTATCAAGGCCCAGGCCCAGCACGTCAAGGAGCCCCGCACCAACCCCTACATCTTCTGGAAGGAAGACGAGGTGCCCGGCGGCTGGACCCGCGACATCAACGAATACCGCAAACTGCACCAGCGCTAA
- a CDS encoding YkgJ family cysteine cluster protein translates to MNPKTPTQSPLCHRCGKCCIKGGPALHFKDLPLIESAIIPRRRLVTLRQGEPVHENISGGLSELGREIVKVAGQGQGFTCGFYDYTGAACRIHSNRPAECQALFCEDTAAIERMYSTDRLTRADIMDTGGALWELIIFHDQAFPASMAVSLARKASEGQRKARENLLELAEAEGNFRRAFLEKTGTTPEELDFYFGRSLARICSPFGMRIPG, encoded by the coding sequence ATGAACCCGAAAACCCCCACCCAATCCCCTCTCTGCCACCGGTGCGGAAAATGCTGCATCAAAGGCGGCCCGGCCCTGCACTTTAAGGATCTTCCCCTGATCGAGTCAGCGATAATTCCCAGGCGCAGGCTGGTCACCCTCCGCCAAGGGGAACCCGTGCACGAAAACATTTCCGGTGGTCTGAGTGAACTCGGGCGTGAGATCGTGAAAGTGGCCGGTCAGGGTCAGGGATTCACGTGCGGATTCTATGACTACACCGGTGCTGCCTGCCGAATACACTCCAACCGGCCCGCCGAGTGCCAGGCCCTCTTTTGCGAAGACACCGCCGCTATTGAGCGGATGTACTCGACCGATCGTCTGACCAGGGCGGACATCATGGATACCGGCGGAGCCCTGTGGGAGCTTATCATTTTTCATGACCAGGCTTTTCCGGCCTCCATGGCCGTGAGCCTGGCCCGCAAGGCGTCCGAAGGCCAGCGCAAAGCCCGCGAGAACCTGCTGGAGCTCGCCGAGGCAGAGGGGAATTTCCGTCGGGCATTTTTGGAAAAGACCGGGACAACTCCCGAGGAACTTGATTTCTACTTCGGTCGCAGCCTCGCACGGATATGCTCCCCATTTGGCATGAGAATTCCGGGGTAG
- a CDS encoding YajQ family cyclic di-GMP-binding protein, producing the protein MPSFDAVSKVDLQEVDNAVNNTVKEIATRFDFRGSKTEVNLDKKTKAVVVTTESEMRAKAVRDMLIGHFVKRKVDTKSVEFEDAKPAGGSLMRMEAKIKEGVDKDTAKKIVAIIKDSKIKVQAQIMDDMVRVTGKKIDDLQAVMQLLGKADLPTPLQYVNMKS; encoded by the coding sequence ATGCCTTCGTTCGATGCGGTCAGCAAGGTGGACCTGCAGGAAGTGGATAACGCCGTGAACAACACGGTCAAGGAAATAGCCACCCGTTTCGATTTCAGGGGATCGAAGACGGAAGTGAACCTGGACAAGAAGACCAAGGCCGTGGTGGTGACCACCGAAAGCGAAATGCGGGCCAAGGCCGTGCGGGACATGCTCATCGGCCACTTTGTCAAACGCAAGGTGGACACCAAGAGCGTGGAGTTCGAGGATGCAAAGCCAGCCGGTGGCTCGCTCATGCGCATGGAGGCCAAGATCAAGGAGGGCGTGGACAAGGACACGGCCAAGAAGATCGTGGCCATTATAAAGGACTCCAAGATCAAGGTTCAGGCCCAGATCATGGACGACATGGTCCGCGTGACCGGAAAGAAAATCGACGATCTTCAGGCAGTGATGCAACTCCTCGGAAAGGCCGATTTGCCCACTCCCCTGCAGTATGTGAACATGAAAAGCTAA
- the phrB gene encoding deoxyribodipyrimidine photo-lyase, whose protein sequence is MNIRRARLLKQGRHGEGPVLYWMHRDHRVRDNWALNFASLLSRRAEAPLLVVHCLDPAYPMARAEHFRFLINGLEAVRDGLMARGIAFVQLLGDPAIQVGNLARTLDAHAVVSDFDPLRHKRHWLATLCESTVCPVQEVDAHNVVPCFIASDKAEYMARTLRPKIHRHLPEFLDDLPEPPKQSRPSGANPGGITRDQLERAIPHLKTAHLPSNFQPGEAAALTALERFVTSGLHGYSTRRNDPSLDGQSGLSPWLHFGMLSAQRTALAVASSMAPSEDKQAFLEELIVRRELADNFCLHHADYDSTSCYPDWARRTLAKHAGDPRPYLYSKHELEAGQTHDPAWNAAQLEMTATGKMHGYMRMYWGKKLLEWTSSPDEAQEIAVYLNDRYELDGRDPNGYAGIAWSIGGVHDRPWAERPVFGQVRYMNFQGLKRKFDVEAYIAKVDMLAGK, encoded by the coding sequence ATGAACATCAGGAGAGCTCGCCTTCTCAAACAGGGCCGCCACGGCGAAGGTCCCGTGCTCTACTGGATGCACCGCGACCACCGGGTCCGGGACAACTGGGCTCTCAATTTCGCGTCCCTGCTCTCCCGCCGGGCCGAGGCCCCCCTGCTGGTGGTTCATTGCCTGGACCCGGCCTACCCCATGGCCCGGGCGGAGCATTTCCGGTTTCTGATCAACGGTCTGGAGGCTGTCCGCGACGGGCTTATGGCGCGGGGCATTGCCTTCGTTCAACTCCTGGGCGATCCGGCGATTCAGGTGGGAAACTTGGCCCGCACCCTGGACGCACACGCCGTGGTTTCGGACTTCGATCCGCTTCGTCACAAACGTCATTGGCTGGCTACGCTCTGCGAATCCACCGTCTGCCCGGTTCAAGAGGTGGATGCACACAACGTGGTCCCCTGTTTCATAGCGTCGGACAAGGCCGAGTATATGGCCCGGACCTTGCGCCCTAAAATTCACCGACATCTGCCTGAATTCCTGGATGATCTCCCCGAACCGCCCAAACAGTCCAGGCCATCAGGAGCCAATCCTGGCGGAATAACCCGGGACCAACTGGAGAGGGCCATCCCACATCTCAAAACCGCTCACCTCCCCAGTAATTTCCAGCCCGGAGAGGCAGCTGCGCTTACCGCGCTGGAAAGGTTCGTCACCTCCGGTCTGCACGGCTATTCTACCCGGCGCAACGACCCGTCACTAGACGGCCAGTCAGGACTCTCTCCCTGGCTCCACTTCGGCATGCTTTCGGCCCAGCGCACGGCCCTGGCCGTGGCGTCATCTATGGCCCCGTCCGAAGACAAACAGGCATTCCTCGAAGAACTCATCGTTCGCCGCGAGCTAGCCGACAACTTCTGCCTGCACCACGCGGACTACGACAGCACATCCTGCTACCCTGACTGGGCCAGACGCACCCTGGCGAAACACGCGGGAGACCCACGGCCCTACCTGTATTCGAAACATGAGCTGGAAGCCGGCCAAACCCACGACCCGGCCTGGAACGCCGCCCAGTTGGAGATGACAGCCACCGGCAAAATGCACGGCTACATGCGCATGTATTGGGGAAAAAAGCTTCTTGAGTGGACCTCATCGCCTGACGAGGCCCAGGAAATAGCCGTGTACTTAAACGACCGCTACGAACTCGATGGGCGGGACCCCAACGGATACGCGGGCATCGCCTGGAGCATCGGAGGCGTTCACGACCGCCCATGGGCGGAGAGACCCGTGTTCGGCCAGGTGCGCTACATGAACTTTCAGGGGCTTAAGCGAAAATTCGACGTGGAGGCGTACATCGCGAAGGTGGACATGCTCGCCGGCAAATGA
- a CDS encoding MBL fold metallo-hydrolase, whose amino-acid sequence MRVLFCGVGEAFDEAQPNTCLLVEASARGERREVLLDCGFTAPYSYWRFGPALGASSDGPDVVWLSHFHGDHFFGLPALLARMKQAGRSRELYIAGRQGVGAQVARVLDLSYPNLRDKLDFPLNFKECRPDEPLEMRGLSFSGAFTTHPEPCLALRLEDDGASLYYSGDGAPAPECLALAWGAGLVVQEAFSMEPGSPGHGSVEEAIQLARMVNPGALALVHLERLLRSDRLQDVVTRLDGTGYVPNPGHIHHVGL is encoded by the coding sequence GTGCGGGTGCTTTTTTGCGGTGTCGGAGAGGCCTTTGACGAGGCCCAGCCCAACACCTGTCTGCTGGTTGAGGCTTCCGCCAGGGGCGAACGGCGCGAAGTTCTTCTCGATTGCGGTTTCACCGCTCCCTACTCGTACTGGCGTTTCGGACCGGCCCTGGGGGCCAGTTCGGACGGCCCGGATGTGGTGTGGCTGTCCCACTTCCACGGAGATCACTTCTTCGGATTGCCCGCGCTGCTGGCCCGAATGAAACAGGCCGGGCGTTCACGGGAACTCTACATCGCAGGCCGCCAAGGAGTGGGGGCGCAGGTGGCCAGGGTTCTTGATCTGTCCTACCCGAACTTGCGCGACAAGCTGGACTTCCCCCTGAATTTCAAGGAATGCCGCCCTGACGAACCTCTGGAAATGCGGGGTCTTAGCTTCAGCGGAGCATTCACCACCCACCCCGAACCATGCCTGGCGCTCAGGCTTGAGGACGATGGGGCAAGTCTCTACTATTCCGGGGATGGCGCTCCGGCACCGGAGTGTCTGGCCCTGGCTTGGGGAGCGGGGCTTGTTGTCCAGGAAGCCTTCTCCATGGAGCCAGGCTCGCCGGGACACGGCTCAGTGGAAGAGGCCATCCAGTTGGCCCGCATGGTCAATCCGGGAGCACTGGCCTTGGTCCACCTGGAGCGGTTGTTGCGCTCGGACCGCCTTCAGGACGTGGTCACCCGTCTGGATGGCACGGGATACGTGCCCAATCCGGGCCACATTCACCACGTCGGCCTGTAG
- a CDS encoding lipoprotein produces MKRILVLFSSVVLLAACSGEDLKKQLEKKNQLLAAQEAEIKKIKDDMAAREADLKNQCEQRIQKLSAQQKHQVDSLNAKIAELNKRKDKDADKGQKTDASKTKSRR; encoded by the coding sequence ATGAAACGTATCCTCGTGCTTTTTTCCTCGGTGGTCCTCTTGGCCGCATGTTCCGGCGAAGACCTCAAAAAGCAACTCGAGAAAAAGAACCAGCTCCTGGCCGCGCAGGAGGCGGAGATAAAGAAAATCAAGGACGACATGGCCGCCCGTGAGGCCGACCTGAAAAATCAATGCGAACAACGCATACAGAAACTCTCGGCCCAGCAAAAACACCAAGTGGACAGCCTGAACGCCAAGATCGCGGAACTCAACAAGCGAAAGGACAAGGACGCGGACAAGGGCCAGAAGACCGACGCATCCAAAACCAAATCCAGGCGCTAG
- a CDS encoding glycosyltransferase: MLKIVLPKGARCSTAFIEHLLTAAVEFKPDFALTINHLGLDRQGEIATLFEKMALPLASWFVDNPRLILHDFPKQANPWCALFTWNQDTVAPLTALGFELVDYLPLATDTEHFKPGVVGKPAWRSPVSFVGDSMVRPVSKLLNRLKPWPQVLDLARQAASGFASSCAGDSLKFMRTESPALFKLWEELPDPLRRLDLEQFLTWEATRLYRLQRVSSLLPFSPLIAGDSGWRSLLPRGSWKLLGPLDYYRDLPGFYPLSEVNFNATSLQMKGAVNQRVFDVPACGGFLLSDWREQMKGLFEPGKETACYGNVEEIGGLVRHFLNHPDERLKIVSAARNRVLAEHDYTHRMKHMLKTLRRRYA; encoded by the coding sequence TTGCTCAAGATTGTCCTGCCCAAGGGGGCGAGATGCTCCACAGCCTTCATCGAGCATCTTCTCACGGCCGCCGTTGAATTCAAACCGGACTTCGCACTGACCATCAACCATCTTGGACTTGATCGCCAGGGTGAGATCGCCACCCTGTTTGAAAAAATGGCCCTTCCACTGGCCTCGTGGTTCGTGGACAATCCCCGCCTTATTCTTCACGATTTCCCGAAGCAGGCCAATCCATGGTGCGCCCTGTTCACCTGGAACCAGGACACCGTCGCGCCTCTTACAGCTCTGGGCTTCGAGCTGGTGGACTATCTTCCCCTGGCGACGGACACCGAACATTTCAAACCCGGAGTTGTTGGCAAACCGGCTTGGCGCTCTCCCGTTTCCTTTGTGGGCGACTCCATGGTCCGCCCGGTCTCCAAGCTTCTCAATCGCCTGAAGCCCTGGCCGCAAGTCCTTGATCTCGCCAGACAGGCCGCATCCGGGTTCGCGTCGTCATGTGCCGGGGACTCCCTGAAATTCATGCGCACCGAATCACCCGCGCTTTTTAAACTCTGGGAGGAACTGCCCGATCCACTTCGCAGGCTCGACCTGGAGCAGTTCCTCACCTGGGAAGCGACCAGGCTCTACCGGCTCCAACGCGTCAGCTCCCTCCTGCCCTTTTCCCCGCTTATCGCAGGGGACTCCGGCTGGCGTTCCCTGCTGCCTCGAGGAAGCTGGAAACTGCTTGGCCCGCTCGATTATTACCGGGACTTGCCCGGCTTCTATCCGCTGAGCGAGGTCAACTTCAATGCCACCAGCCTGCAGATGAAAGGCGCCGTGAACCAGCGTGTGTTCGACGTCCCCGCCTGCGGAGGATTCTTGCTGTCAGACTGGCGGGAGCAAATGAAGGGCTTGTTTGAACCCGGCAAAGAGACGGCCTGCTATGGAAATGTTGAGGAGATAGGCGGGCTTGTTCGGCATTTCCTGAACCACCCTGACGAACGCCTCAAAATCGTTTCAGCCGCGCGCAACCGGGTTCTTGCCGAGCATGACTACACCCACAGGATGAAGCATATGCTGAAAACCCTTCGGAGGCGCTATGCCTGA
- a CDS encoding M23 family metallopeptidase has protein sequence MGVSYVIYRRTRDGRLRWGVRMPRWLPIAAMALTIAGAAHLVWRLPDIVGLSELRGRVQTVRSQRAVERTALLAAHERLGDLRQDMASVVSLNGKLASVTSLVDAGGEMHSVGSPAMVEGGITDEKRLARQLSAMVRALVEEIAFQESRQRQLASIMRERALEFAARPSIWPVRGTINSDFGYRYMSRSREYHKGLDIGVPVGTPIVAPADGKVVSVGYESGYGLMVVIEHRHGVSTAYAHLKAATVEAGDDVTKGTRIAFSGMSGRTTGSHLHYEVRVNGQAVDPMNYMLN, from the coding sequence ATGGGGGTCTCATACGTCATTTACCGAAGGACTCGCGACGGGAGGCTGCGCTGGGGCGTGAGAATGCCGCGCTGGCTTCCGATCGCCGCCATGGCCCTGACCATTGCCGGGGCGGCACACCTTGTCTGGCGGTTGCCTGATATTGTCGGCCTGAGTGAGCTTAGGGGCAGGGTCCAAACCGTTCGCTCCCAGCGCGCGGTGGAGCGCACCGCGTTGCTGGCCGCCCACGAGCGTCTTGGCGACTTGCGCCAGGACATGGCGTCAGTGGTCAGCTTAAATGGCAAGCTGGCCAGTGTGACCAGCCTGGTAGATGCAGGTGGTGAGATGCATTCGGTGGGGTCTCCGGCCATGGTGGAGGGCGGAATAACCGATGAGAAACGCCTGGCCAGGCAGCTTTCGGCCATGGTTCGGGCCCTGGTTGAGGAAATCGCTTTTCAGGAGAGCCGTCAGCGGCAACTGGCCTCCATCATGCGTGAGCGAGCCCTGGAGTTCGCTGCCAGGCCGTCCATCTGGCCCGTGCGCGGCACCATCAATTCGGACTTCGGCTACCGCTACATGTCGCGCTCCCGTGAATACCATAAGGGCTTGGACATTGGCGTGCCGGTAGGGACTCCGATCGTGGCCCCTGCGGATGGAAAAGTGGTGTCCGTGGGGTACGAGTCCGGGTATGGTCTCATGGTGGTTATCGAACACCGCCATGGGGTGAGCACAGCCTACGCGCACCTGAAGGCCGCCACCGTGGAGGCCGGAGATGATGTCACCAAGGGGACGCGCATCGCCTTCTCCGGGATGAGCGGGCGCACCACGGGATCCCATCTGCACTATGAAGTGCGGGTGAACGGCCAGGCCGTGGACCCCATGAACTACATGCTCAATTAA
- a CDS encoding DNA integrity scanning protein DisA nucleotide-binding domain protein, which produces MILGTAKQISARNVLEGLRQGLSRFSGPSRAALIMAETPESELLVHDPRRLLRGHEPKLNKMYLETSEWRENAPDTAVMKPFGQTSWAQKLHLTGLICAGGYSQPLFYQMWFTELHPNMCSTGPIERWLEHAVWLLAHDYASEGAFFTSASKHALEAFEHHAVRNHIFADMSRTLGRPPQIPLYPILEAVLNISTTREEGERPTGRMIFIEPSDANNVPWLIRFPELERPYLHNAKHVRKLLLSVENSSRRLVSDGERVLGVSGPANGLSARLTADFQDRFGFLRLGGKPVCSFVDGIYQSTTRKPNLVLLEEALLESDMGPDHGHTLFQIASAIVDEARMEGFGCTLVLDPQVSLPLMAGQHVDPPLWLNDPQNLDLAKALAKLDGALHLTGSCELRAFACLLDGRNVGSEDRSRGARFNSALRFTAMHPGIIVVVVSADAPVFIFQGGLQLNAMCDLRHEVDLDLDPPSLEKWLQEA; this is translated from the coding sequence ATGATTCTAGGAACAGCCAAGCAGATATCCGCACGAAATGTGCTCGAAGGCTTGCGCCAAGGGCTCAGCCGTTTTTCCGGCCCCAGCCGCGCGGCTCTGATCATGGCTGAAACGCCGGAGTCGGAGCTTCTGGTGCATGACCCGAGGCGGCTGTTGCGCGGCCACGAACCGAAGCTCAACAAGATGTACCTGGAGACCTCGGAATGGCGTGAAAACGCGCCGGATACCGCGGTCATGAAGCCCTTCGGGCAGACCTCGTGGGCGCAGAAGCTCCACCTCACGGGTCTTATTTGCGCGGGAGGGTATTCCCAACCGTTATTCTACCAAATGTGGTTTACCGAATTGCACCCCAACATGTGCTCCACTGGCCCCATCGAGCGATGGTTGGAACATGCGGTGTGGCTTCTGGCCCATGATTATGCTTCGGAAGGGGCATTCTTCACTTCCGCCTCCAAACATGCTCTGGAGGCGTTCGAACACCATGCGGTGCGCAACCATATTTTCGCCGATATGAGCAGAACCCTGGGCAGGCCTCCTCAAATCCCGCTCTATCCCATACTGGAGGCGGTGCTCAACATCTCCACCACACGCGAGGAGGGAGAGCGCCCCACCGGACGGATGATTTTTATCGAGCCCTCCGACGCCAACAACGTGCCCTGGCTTATCCGGTTTCCGGAGCTGGAACGCCCCTATCTTCATAATGCCAAGCACGTGCGCAAGCTGCTGCTCAGCGTTGAGAACTCCAGCCGCCGGCTTGTCAGCGACGGCGAGAGGGTGCTCGGGGTGAGCGGCCCGGCCAACGGACTTTCGGCCCGGCTTACCGCGGACTTTCAGGACCGGTTCGGGTTTTTACGCCTGGGCGGAAAGCCGGTATGCAGTTTTGTGGACGGCATTTACCAGTCGACGACCCGTAAACCAAATCTCGTGCTGCTCGAGGAGGCCCTCCTTGAATCGGACATGGGGCCGGACCATGGCCATACCTTGTTCCAGATCGCCAGCGCCATAGTTGACGAAGCCCGGATGGAGGGCTTTGGCTGCACGCTGGTGCTGGACCCTCAAGTGAGCTTGCCCCTCATGGCCGGGCAGCACGTGGACCCGCCATTATGGCTGAACGACCCGCAGAACCTTGATTTGGCCAAGGCTCTGGCCAAACTCGACGGCGCTCTGCATCTTACCGGTTCCTGCGAGCTTCGCGCCTTCGCCTGTCTTCTTGACGGCAGGAATGTGGGTTCGGAGGACCGTTCCCGCGGGGCTCGGTTCAATTCCGCCCTGCGCTTCACGGCCATGCATCCGGGGATCATCGTGGTGGTGGTTTCCGCGGACGCGCCGGTGTTCATCTTTCAGGGGGGGCTCCAGCTCAACGCCATGTGCGATCTGCGCCATGAAGTCGATCTGGATCTTGACCCCCCGTCTCTCGAAAAATGGCTGCAGGAGGCGTGA
- the motA gene encoding flagellar motor stator protein MotA, which yields MIAILGILVVMGCVALGYLVAGGKFGVLLQPAELLIIGGAAMGSLLIASTKTTLSLVFKNMGDIFSGKHYGREDYLEVLSLLSRLLIKIRREGLASIENDIEHPDSSGIFNSHRRVRQDWHAVRFICDTFRVYLVTGEPDEIEGIMHADIESMHSLSMLPVNNLSKVAEALPGLGIVAAVLGVVLTMQKITAPPDELGHSIGAALVGTFLGVLLCYGFVGPMATKLENRSQEREAFFGVIRATLSGMAHGATPMIALEFGRRSVPEIYRPTFEELERVIRG from the coding sequence ATGATAGCAATTCTGGGCATCCTGGTGGTTATGGGCTGCGTCGCCCTCGGCTACCTGGTGGCCGGCGGGAAGTTCGGGGTGCTCCTCCAACCAGCCGAACTTTTGATCATAGGCGGAGCGGCCATGGGCTCCTTGCTCATCGCGTCCACCAAGACAACCTTGTCCCTGGTTTTCAAGAACATGGGGGACATCTTCTCCGGCAAGCATTACGGCCGCGAAGACTACCTGGAGGTATTGAGCCTCCTGTCGCGCCTGCTTATAAAAATCCGTAGAGAAGGCCTGGCCAGTATCGAAAACGACATAGAGCATCCCGATTCCAGCGGCATATTCAACTCCCACCGCCGGGTCCGACAGGACTGGCATGCCGTGCGCTTCATCTGCGACACGTTCAGGGTCTACCTGGTCACCGGTGAACCCGACGAGATCGAGGGGATAATGCACGCTGACATCGAGTCCATGCATTCTCTCTCCATGCTTCCTGTCAACAATCTTTCCAAGGTGGCCGAAGCCCTTCCGGGTTTGGGCATCGTGGCCGCCGTGCTTGGCGTTGTACTCACCATGCAGAAGATCACCGCGCCGCCCGATGAGCTGGGCCATTCCATCGGCGCGGCCCTGGTCGGGACTTTTCTGGGCGTGCTGCTCTGCTACGGTTTCGTGGGCCCAATGGCCACCAAGCTGGAAAACCGTTCCCAGGAACGCGAGGCCTTTTTCGGCGTCATCCGGGCAACCCTTTCCGGCATGGCCCACGGAGCAACCCCCATGATCGCCCTTGAATTCGGGCGGCGCTCCGTGCCAGAAATCTACCGTCCCACTTTCGAAGAGCTGGAACGCGTCATTCGGGGCTAG